The window GCGTCTTGAGTGAAGCAACTTATCAAATGCTGGCGCAAAAGCAGGGTTTTGAGGAGATGGGAGAACACCGTTTCAAGGGAATTGACCGACCCATACCGGTTTATCAGACGAAGAGGCGTTGAGACACAGACGGTATCGGGCAAGAAAAAACCCTCAGCGGGGGGCTGAGGGCGGTCATCAGGGTGCATCTACTGTTTTTTAATCCGACATGAATCTGAAAGTATCCGGAAAAATTCAAGAAATTCCCTCACCCGCTAAAAAGGCCAGGGGGATTAGCCAAAGTCCCTGACGATTAGAAATTGCTGCTACACCAGCGAAGATGTCACATAAAGTTCATATACTCTGCCAATTTTGGCGGATTGAGTGGGTATAGTCTCAGAATTTAGCTGATTTCAACCAACTGAATATCAAAGGTTAGGTTCTCGCCAGCCAGAGGATGATTGGCATCTAAGGTTACCTTGCCATTAGAAACCTCTGTAATAAAAACTGGCACAGCTTGTCCATTCGGCTGTTGGACTTGTAATTGCTGACCGACTTCCGGTTCCAAGTCTGGTGGCAGTTGTTCTCTGTTGACTTGAATCACCATTTCTTCTCGATAAGGACCATAGGCTTGATCCACAGGAATTTTTTGAGTTTTTGATTCTCCAGGAGTCATTCCCATCACCGCTTCCTCGAAACCAGGGATGACTTGCCCCTGATTGAGTGTGAATTCTAACGGTTCACGGTTAACGGAGGAATCAAACACTGTGCCATCGTCTAGTTTGCCCGTATAGTGAATTTTGACGGTGTCACCCGATTTTGCTTGTACCATTTTTACTGTCCTTTGGACATGATCAACTCCTCTAGAGTAACAACTAGAGGTATCAGCGGAATACTATCGGCTTGGTTGAGGGTGCAATCGCCTCGGCTAATGTGTTGTGTGCGATCGCTTTCCAAGAAAAAACCCTCAGCGAGTTGCTGAGGGCGGTCATCAGGGTGCATCTACTGCTTAATCCCATATCCTGCTCACGGCGTCCGGATAAATTTCGGGAACTCAAGGAAAACGTGAAACCTTGAATCATCAGTTGGGTAAAGGCTGTCACTGAATTCGGCTTTCCACCTTCTCAATCAAAGCCTCAGCCATCTCAACCGCCAAAAGAATCAGAGTTCGCTCTCGCTGCCCTTGAATGCTTTCATCACTGACCTTGGGATAAATATGTGGATTAGATATCATCGCCGCCAGTAGTTGTGTCGCCATCTGTTTTACTTCAGAACGGTTTGAATCCATCGTCTTCTCCTCGGCTTGCCTATTCGCAAGTTCGTTCAAAAAATACATAGAATACAGAAATTGTAGGGAAATATCCTGTCCTGCGTTAGTGCCGCAGACTCTTAGGCTCATCGCCACTGACAAATCTCATGCCTGAACCCCAACTTCAATGGCAAGTCTCGCCACCGTCTGAAATTCCCCCATGGTTCTTGGACGCCATCAAACCCCATCTACCCGCTCAAGTTCTAGGCGATCGAGATGGGCATCATGCCGCCCAACTTTTATGGAAACGGGGCATCCGTGATGTTCTTTCGCTGCCCGGTTTCTTAAACCCAGACTTTTACCAACCCGCTAATCCCTTTGAATTTGGGCAGGAAATGCAATGGGCGGTGGAACGCTTGCAACAAGCTTGCCGAACCGGTGAAATGGTGGCAATTTGGGGAGACTTTGACGCCGATGGCATTACTTCAACCGCCGTTCTCTGGGAAGGCTTAGGACAGTTTTTACCGCAAGAATGGCAGCTTATTTATTACATCCCCAATCGCCTCACAGAATCTCATGGTCTGAATCATCAAGGTATTGATGCGTTGCAAAAACAAGGTTGTCGATTAATCGTAACTTGCGATACAGGTAGCACCAATTTAAAAGAAATTGACTATGCTCAAACCCTAGGGATTGATGTGATTGTGACCGACCATCACACCCTCCCAGCACAGCGTCCACCGGTCAAGGCTATTATCAATCCCCGCTATTTTTCCCCCGACCATCCACTCTTCCATCTTTCCGGTGTTGCGGTTGCCTACAAATTAATAGAAGCCCTTTATCAAACATTACCCGATGTTCCCCAACAACCGTTAGAGAACTTGTTAGATTTGGTCGCCATTGGATTAATTGCTGATTTAGTCCAACTCAGTGGAGATTGTCGCTACCTGGCACAACTCGGAATTAGACGCCTGCAACAACAATCCAAAACCCAAAACCCAAAATCTAAAATCACACGTCCCGGTGTGGCTCGCTTATTGGAATTATGCCAAAGAAATGGCGATCGCCCCACCGATATTTCCTTCGGATTGGGTCCTCGAATCAACGCTGTTAGCCGCATTCAAGGTGATGCATCTTTCTGTGTGGAATTACTCACCAGTACGGATGAAAAGCGCTGTGAACAACTGGCAACCGAAACCGAATTAGCTAATACTCGCCGTAAATCTTTGCAAAAAGATGTAACCCAGCAAGTGAAAGCCAAACTTGAACAACTCGACCTCTCAACCACGAGTGTTATTGTGATTGAAGACTCTCAATGGCCTGCTGGTGTTCTCGGCTTAGTTGCAGGGCAAATTGCTCAGGAATATGGACGCCCTACGATTTTGTTAAGTACAGAAAATGAGGTTGATAATCAATTAGAAAATAAGGCGCAAGAAGACACAATCATTGAGTCTCAATCACAATCTGACCCTCCAAAATTTGCCAGAGGTTCAGCACGTTCTGTGAATAATATTGACCTTTATCAGTTGGTGAAGTCACAAGAACACCTACTACATCGGTTTGGCGGTCATCCGTTTGCCGCCGGATTGAGTCTCCCGATTGAAAATTTGCCTCTATTTACTGAAGCGATTAACCAACAGTTACGGCAACAAGTCTCTACGACAGGTGCCTCACT of the Allocoleopsis franciscana PCC 7113 genome contains:
- a CDS encoding FKBP-type peptidyl-prolyl cis-trans isomerase, encoding MVQAKSGDTVKIHYTGKLDDGTVFDSSVNREPLEFTLNQGQVIPGFEEAVMGMTPGESKTQKIPVDQAYGPYREEMVIQVNREQLPPDLEPEVGQQLQVQQPNGQAVPVFITEVSNGKVTLDANHPLAGENLTFDIQLVEIS
- a CDS encoding single-stranded-DNA-specific exonuclease RecJ gives rise to the protein MPEPQLQWQVSPPSEIPPWFLDAIKPHLPAQVLGDRDGHHAAQLLWKRGIRDVLSLPGFLNPDFYQPANPFEFGQEMQWAVERLQQACRTGEMVAIWGDFDADGITSTAVLWEGLGQFLPQEWQLIYYIPNRLTESHGLNHQGIDALQKQGCRLIVTCDTGSTNLKEIDYAQTLGIDVIVTDHHTLPAQRPPVKAIINPRYFSPDHPLFHLSGVAVAYKLIEALYQTLPDVPQQPLENLLDLVAIGLIADLVQLSGDCRYLAQLGIRRLQQQSKTQNPKSKITRPGVARLLELCQRNGDRPTDISFGLGPRINAVSRIQGDASFCVELLTSTDEKRCEQLATETELANTRRKSLQKDVTQQVKAKLEQLDLSTTSVIVIEDSQWPAGVLGLVAGQIAQEYGRPTILLSTENEVDNQLENKAQEDTIIESQSQSDPPKFARGSARSVNNIDLYQLVKSQEHLLHRFGGHPFAAGLSLPIENLPLFTEAINQQLRQQVSTTGASLTPVLEADLIVTVAELGKELFYELKLLEPCGMGNPVPKLLIQNCWFEEVRNYNTQDFKGRKVQFIKTEFEIWDNSCHTGFHGIWWGHYRDEVPKGRCDAIVELDYNNYKKRPEVRLLAVRSRVDLSSFSIPTRLDWILDWRGADEEIESQSFTGKAARLSEEGHQEMENNPHPKSIDPLTVSECPTSWDELQIWFRRAIASERKLALAYPPPSPLSPGEIWKQLVGIAKFLSRTGQTATLVQLQEKLDLSDRILHLGLDAISHLGFYVKHKDWAIAISGQPSLEVTDSVANEAIQKFLAAVEEEQFLRQYFYQVPLSTIQSQAWQITLNERLLA